One Pasteurella dagmatis DNA segment encodes these proteins:
- the frdD gene encoding fumarate reductase subunit FrdD, translating to MDKSPKRSNEPVVWLLFGAGTTVSAMFYPVLVLLIGLLIPFGLISSENMFELLEFLRTGLGKLILLVLLIFPMWGAMHRIHHGLHDFKLHLPASGVIFYGLSVLYSVLVLFAVLSI from the coding sequence ATGGATAAATCACCAAAACGCTCGAATGAACCAGTTGTATGGTTATTATTTGGTGCCGGTACAACAGTAAGCGCAATGTTCTACCCTGTATTGGTACTTTTAATTGGCTTGTTAATCCCATTCGGTTTAATTAGCTCAGAAAATATGTTTGAACTGCTTGAATTCTTACGAACAGGCTTAGGTAAATTAATTCTATTAGTACTACTTATTTTCCCTATGTGGGGGGCAATGCACCGAATCCATCACGGTCTACACGACTTTAAATTGCATCTTCCTGCAAGTGGTGTAATTTTCTATGGTTTATCAGTACTTTACTCAGTATTAGTTTTATTTGCTGTATTAAGTATTTAA
- a CDS encoding succinate dehydrogenase/fumarate reductase iron-sulfur subunit: protein MVNQAIMNIEVLRYNPEQDKEPYLRTYQVPYDNQTSLLDALGYIKDKLEPELSYRWSCRMAICGSCGMMVNNKPKLACKTFLRDYSGHMRIEPLANFPIERDLVVDLSHFIESLEAIKPYIIGNQAPALDGKPHPSSELAKSRTKQTPAQLEKYRTFSMCINCGLCYAACPQFGLNPEFVGPAALTLAHRYNLDNRDHGKAERMKIINGKNGVWSCTFVGYCSEVCPKHVDPASAVNQGKVESSKDFVIAMLKPQK, encoded by the coding sequence ATGGTTAATCAAGCAATTATGAATATCGAAGTATTACGCTACAATCCTGAACAGGATAAAGAGCCTTACTTACGTACTTATCAAGTGCCTTATGATAACCAAACCTCATTGCTTGATGCGTTAGGTTATATTAAAGACAAACTTGAGCCTGAACTTTCTTATCGCTGGTCGTGCCGCATGGCAATCTGTGGTTCTTGTGGGATGATGGTAAATAACAAGCCAAAACTTGCTTGTAAAACTTTCTTACGTGATTACAGTGGTCATATGCGTATTGAGCCACTTGCTAACTTCCCAATTGAGCGTGACTTAGTTGTTGATTTAAGCCACTTCATTGAAAGTTTAGAGGCAATAAAACCTTACATTATTGGCAACCAAGCACCTGCATTAGATGGTAAACCACATCCATCTTCTGAGCTTGCGAAAAGCCGTACTAAACAAACACCAGCACAACTTGAGAAATATCGTACCTTCTCAATGTGTATTAACTGTGGCTTATGTTACGCAGCTTGTCCACAATTTGGTTTAAACCCTGAATTTGTAGGTCCAGCCGCATTAACGCTTGCACATCGTTATAACCTTGATAACCGTGATCATGGTAAAGCTGAACGGATGAAAATTATCAATGGTAAAAACGGTGTTTGGAGCTGTACGTTCGTGGGATATTGTTCTGAAGTATGTCCAAAACACGTTGATCCAGCTTCAGCGGTAAACCAAGGTAAAGTCGAAAGTTCAAAAGACTTTGTAATTGCAATGCTTAAACCGCAAAAGTAA
- the frdC gene encoding fumarate reductase subunit FrdC, with protein sequence MTATTSKRKKYVREMKPTWWKKLDFYKLYIAREATAIPTLWFCLVLLYGVISLGNIESFGNFIAFLRNPIVVILNIITLGAMLLNTVTYYVMTPKVLNIIVKNERINPRIITTALWAVTGLISLVILVLMYV encoded by the coding sequence ATGACAGCGACAACCAGTAAACGCAAAAAATATGTGCGTGAAATGAAACCAACTTGGTGGAAAAAGTTAGATTTTTACAAACTTTATATTGCGCGTGAAGCAACTGCAATTCCAACACTTTGGTTCTGCTTAGTATTACTTTATGGCGTAATCAGCCTAGGTAATATCGAAAGCTTTGGTAATTTTATTGCATTTTTAAGAAACCCAATTGTTGTTATCTTAAATATTATTACCCTCGGGGCAATGTTATTAAATACTGTCACATACTATGTGATGACACCAAAAGTGTTAAATATCATTGTGAAAAATGAGCGTATTAATCCTCGCATCATTACAACTGCATTATGGGCAGTTACTGGATTAATTAGCTTAGTCATCTTAGTATTGATGTATGTATAG